The proteins below are encoded in one region of Pseudonocardia sp. DSM 110487:
- a CDS encoding S1C family serine protease has translation MSDEQREHGRDANASTGDSRTVQYPVPSYAGAAGPAPAQGAGQQANAADPSGAYPPPQGPAGGFFPPPPDHFQGPPTATMPPQPRKQRGMATVVVTAVIAGLVGGGAGFGGAYALLGDRLGGTTLSSSPQGSNAVNAAPGTVTAAAQTVLPSTVDIRATLAQGEAEGSGVVLTANGDILTNNHVVAGSRQLSVTLQDGTEHPATVVGSAPSYDIAVIRVQGASGLTPAAIGDSNSLQVGQPVVAIGSPRGLTGTVTTGIVSALDRTVTVQGEDGQAVVYNGLQTDAPINQGNSGGPLVNLDGQLVGINSAIETTGQNAGSIGLGFAIPIDQARRVAEEIMNTGAATKPVLGVQGSIAANSDDGAQIAAVQPGSPAETAGLREGDVVTKVGDAPVADFADLMARLGAHSPGEQVALTVTNGGAERTVNVTLGSQPDQAATTSPSGGGRTPFGGQNPFGNPFGGGN, from the coding sequence ATGAGCGACGAGCAGAGGGAGCACGGCCGGGACGCCAACGCCTCGACCGGTGACTCCCGCACCGTGCAGTACCCCGTTCCGTCGTACGCGGGCGCCGCGGGACCGGCGCCCGCGCAGGGTGCCGGCCAGCAGGCCAACGCGGCCGACCCCTCGGGCGCTTACCCGCCGCCGCAGGGGCCTGCCGGCGGGTTCTTCCCGCCCCCGCCGGACCACTTCCAGGGCCCGCCCACCGCCACGATGCCGCCCCAGCCGCGCAAGCAGCGCGGGATGGCCACGGTCGTAGTCACCGCGGTGATCGCCGGCCTCGTCGGCGGTGGCGCCGGTTTCGGCGGCGCCTACGCGCTGCTCGGCGACCGCCTCGGCGGCACGACGCTCTCGTCGTCGCCGCAGGGCTCGAACGCCGTGAACGCCGCGCCCGGGACGGTCACAGCCGCGGCCCAGACGGTGCTGCCCAGCACCGTCGACATCCGCGCCACGCTGGCGCAGGGCGAGGCCGAGGGCAGCGGCGTCGTCCTCACCGCGAACGGCGACATCCTGACCAACAACCACGTCGTGGCCGGCAGCCGCCAGCTCTCGGTCACCCTGCAGGACGGCACCGAGCACCCGGCCACGGTCGTGGGCAGCGCGCCGAGCTACGACATCGCGGTCATCCGGGTGCAGGGTGCATCCGGGCTCACCCCGGCGGCGATCGGCGACAGCAACTCGCTGCAGGTCGGCCAGCCCGTCGTGGCGATCGGGTCGCCGCGCGGCCTCACCGGCACCGTCACCACCGGCATCGTGAGCGCCCTCGACCGAACGGTCACGGTGCAGGGCGAGGACGGCCAGGCGGTCGTCTACAACGGCCTGCAGACCGACGCCCCGATCAACCAGGGCAACTCCGGTGGCCCGCTGGTGAACCTCGACGGCCAGCTCGTCGGCATCAACTCGGCGATCGAGACCACGGGCCAGAACGCCGGCAGCATCGGGCTCGGCTTCGCGATCCCGATCGACCAGGCCCGCCGGGTCGCCGAGGAGATCATGAACACCGGCGCAGCCACCAAGCCCGTTCTCGGGGTGCAGGGCAGCATCGCCGCCAACAGCGACGACGGCGCGCAGATCGCGGCCGTGCAGCCGGGCTCGCCCGCCGAGACGGCTGGGCTCAGGGAGGGCGACGTCGTCACGAAGGTCGGCGACGCGCCGGTGGCCGACTTCGCGGACCTCATGGCCCGGCTCGGGGCACACTCCCCCGGCGAGCAGGTCGCGCTGACCGTCACGAACGGCGGCGCCGAGCGCACGGTCAATGTCACGCTGGGCAGCCAGCCCGACCAGGCGGCGACGACCAGCCCGAGCGGCGGCGGCCGCACCCCGTTCGGCGGGCAGAACCCCTTCGGCAACCCGTTCGGCGGCGGCAACTGA
- a CDS encoding carbohydrate ABC transporter permease, with translation MKRLAQPAAALAAVAVLLGVPFWLVIATAGKPQAEALRPNLAPPSRWQLWENIGTAFTDGEITAGFLGSLLVVAPSVVAVLVLGSLASWVLARRVSRLTAVLYAVAISGIVLPPAVVTVVLVLRQLGLAGTALGMIGVYTGMYLSTVIFFVTGFVRTIPIELEEAARIDGAGPLRVFIRVVLPMLSPVLATATILICLYIWNDVFYALFVLGGRLDTLPLNLFQVANAGLYLQNWHLIFAYVLTMSVPLLVVFVLAQRRIIAGVTSGAVK, from the coding sequence GTGAAGCGCCTCGCGCAACCGGCGGCCGCGCTGGCCGCGGTTGCGGTGCTGCTCGGCGTCCCGTTCTGGCTGGTGATCGCGACGGCGGGCAAGCCGCAGGCCGAGGCGCTGCGGCCCAACCTCGCGCCACCGTCGCGGTGGCAGCTCTGGGAGAACATCGGCACGGCCTTCACCGACGGCGAGATCACCGCGGGCTTCCTCGGAAGCCTGCTGGTCGTCGCACCGTCGGTGGTCGCGGTGCTGGTGCTCGGCTCGCTCGCCTCATGGGTGCTCGCCCGCCGGGTATCCCGGCTCACCGCCGTGCTCTACGCCGTGGCGATCTCCGGAATCGTGCTCCCGCCCGCCGTCGTGACGGTCGTGCTGGTGCTTCGCCAGCTCGGGCTCGCCGGCACCGCGCTCGGGATGATCGGCGTGTACACCGGGATGTACCTCTCCACGGTGATCTTCTTCGTCACCGGCTTCGTCCGCACCATCCCGATCGAGCTGGAGGAGGCCGCGCGGATCGACGGGGCCGGGCCCCTGCGCGTGTTCATCCGGGTGGTGCTGCCGATGCTGTCGCCGGTGCTCGCCACCGCGACGATCCTGATCTGCCTCTACATCTGGAATGACGTGTTCTACGCCCTCTTCGTGCTCGGCGGGCGCCTCGACACGTTGCCGCTCAACCTCTTCCAGGTGGCGAACGCCGGGCTGTACCTGCAGAACTGGCACCTGATCTTCGCCTACGTGCTCACGATGAGCGTGCCGCTGCTCGTGGTGTTCGTGCTGGCCCAGCGGCGGATCATCGCCGGCGTGACCAGCGGTGCGGTCAAGTAG
- a CDS encoding glycoside hydrolase family 3 N-terminal domain-containing protein, producing the protein MSRDEELVNAVLLPGFTGTTAPGWLARACDSGLAGVCLFGGNVGPSLSALTADLHERRPEFLVASDEEGGSVTRLDGPWPNSGWPSAAALGRLDDVAATEAVAADIGARCRSLGIDLALAPVADVNAEPDNPVIGIRSFGATPDLVARHVAAFVRGMQGAGTAATAKHFPGHGCTTVDSHLAMPVIDDDEATLRVRDLPPFAAAVAAGVRCVLTAHVRFPALDHRPATMSPPLLRLLRRELGFDGVVISDAVDMAAIAASVGMGPGAVAAVAAGVDLVCIGNPQNGYDDETGYREVRDALLAAVADGTLPRERLADAGRRVAELATWIRTAPAAAGGEDVQVVRRVAEVAGDVRVGRGAHVLDLRGAVNIADGRGDPRVAEALRRHDPTVTAGRDIPAGRPLVLVVRGPSAEFDAVRAARPDAVAVHVGLPGDWRPPAPSVTVWGDGRAHADVVVELLRGTSIARSGVSTGIPRWSSGQPQNPGASSMP; encoded by the coding sequence GTGAGCCGCGACGAGGAGCTGGTCAACGCGGTGCTGCTGCCGGGCTTCACCGGGACGACCGCGCCCGGCTGGCTCGCGCGAGCCTGCGACTCGGGGCTCGCGGGCGTCTGCCTCTTCGGCGGCAACGTCGGCCCCTCCCTCTCCGCGCTCACCGCTGACCTGCACGAGCGGCGCCCCGAATTCCTCGTCGCCTCCGACGAGGAGGGCGGCTCGGTCACGCGGCTGGACGGCCCGTGGCCCAACTCCGGATGGCCCAGCGCCGCCGCGCTCGGGCGGCTCGACGACGTGGCCGCCACCGAGGCGGTGGCCGCCGACATCGGCGCGCGGTGCCGTTCCCTTGGCATCGACCTCGCGCTCGCGCCCGTTGCCGACGTCAATGCGGAGCCGGACAACCCGGTGATCGGGATCCGGTCCTTCGGCGCCACCCCCGACCTCGTGGCGCGACACGTCGCGGCGTTCGTCCGCGGGATGCAGGGCGCAGGCACGGCGGCGACCGCGAAGCACTTCCCTGGCCACGGGTGCACGACGGTCGACTCGCACCTGGCCATGCCCGTGATCGACGACGACGAGGCCACCCTGCGGGTGCGGGACCTGCCGCCGTTCGCCGCGGCGGTCGCGGCAGGTGTCCGGTGCGTGCTCACCGCGCACGTGCGCTTCCCGGCGCTCGACCACCGGCCGGCGACGATGAGCCCTCCGCTCCTGCGGCTGCTGCGCCGCGAGCTCGGCTTCGACGGCGTGGTGATCAGCGATGCCGTCGACATGGCCGCGATCGCCGCCTCGGTCGGGATGGGTCCGGGCGCGGTCGCCGCCGTCGCCGCCGGGGTCGACCTCGTGTGCATCGGCAACCCGCAGAACGGCTACGACGACGAGACCGGCTACCGCGAGGTGCGCGACGCGCTGCTCGCCGCGGTCGCCGACGGCACCCTGCCCCGGGAACGGCTGGCCGACGCGGGCCGGCGGGTCGCGGAGCTGGCCACGTGGATCCGAACCGCGCCGGCAGCGGCGGGCGGCGAGGATGTACAAGTCGTACGGCGCGTCGCGGAGGTCGCCGGGGACGTGCGGGTCGGGCGTGGCGCGCACGTCCTCGACCTGCGCGGGGCGGTGAACATCGCCGACGGCCGGGGCGACCCACGCGTGGCGGAAGCGCTGCGCCGGCACGACCCCACCGTGACGGCGGGCCGAGACATTCCCGCCGGCCGGCCGCTCGTGCTGGTGGTGCGCGGCCCATCGGCCGAGTTCGACGCCGTCCGGGCCGCCCGGCCGGACGCGGTGGCCGTGCACGTCGGACTGCCGGGGGACTGGCGCCCGCCGGCGCCGTCGGTCACGGTGTGGGGCGACGGACGCGCGCACGCCGACGTCGTAGTCGAGTTGCTCAGGGGCACATCGATAGCCCGATCAGGGGTTTCGACTGGTATTCCCAGGTGGTCCTCAGGACAGCCTCAGAATCCAGGCGCATCGTCGATGCCATGA
- a CDS encoding ABC transporter substrate-binding protein, whose product MRNRLRAMAAAAALCALLAGCSDPGAGGGTAASAPATWPEQTARLDGVNLTIWASQNSTTVGEKVVADFEAATGASVDVETIPDPYEQGVQTRVATGDTPDLAFWQPTSSMLTAIGARNVLQPLDGAPWLERTDPAIRDITGLLDGTRYAALITSPAVEGVYYNKEVLAAAGITTLPRTFDELVAAARTLKAAGVTPFFEMGGDRWATQWWVQVQLADAARDGLWERVSSGQEKFTDPTILGAVERYKALIDEGLFNADIATAALEDQAAALLAGQAGMVVQVNSFFSQLQALTGTPELDQKIGFFPIAPSGNIGTFIPDQSNALVAFRTGDAAREAAARQLMSFWLGQGYPAFLADRQTVSLQPGVPDPDGVPTALRDVHAALPTSVGSMQALAVANPDLYIYLADMIQGTTTPQQVASQTQAQFDQLARAQGVPGF is encoded by the coding sequence ATGAGGAATCGCTTGAGGGCCATGGCCGCCGCGGCCGCGCTCTGCGCACTGCTCGCCGGATGCAGCGACCCGGGTGCGGGAGGTGGCACGGCCGCCTCCGCCCCGGCGACCTGGCCGGAACAGACCGCCCGGCTCGACGGCGTCAATCTGACGATCTGGGCCTCCCAGAACTCCACGACGGTGGGTGAGAAGGTCGTCGCGGACTTCGAGGCCGCCACCGGCGCGTCGGTGGACGTCGAGACCATCCCCGACCCGTACGAGCAGGGCGTGCAGACCCGTGTCGCCACCGGGGACACGCCCGACCTGGCGTTCTGGCAGCCGACCTCCTCGATGCTCACCGCGATCGGGGCCCGCAACGTCCTGCAGCCGCTCGACGGCGCGCCGTGGCTCGAACGCACCGACCCGGCCATCCGCGACATCACCGGCCTGCTCGACGGCACCCGCTACGCCGCGCTGATCACGAGCCCGGCCGTCGAGGGCGTCTACTACAACAAGGAGGTGCTGGCCGCGGCGGGCATCACCACACTGCCGCGCACCTTCGACGAGCTCGTCGCGGCGGCCCGCACCCTGAAGGCCGCGGGCGTCACCCCGTTCTTCGAGATGGGCGGCGACCGCTGGGCCACCCAGTGGTGGGTGCAGGTGCAGCTGGCCGACGCCGCGCGCGACGGCCTGTGGGAGCGGGTCAGCAGCGGTCAGGAGAAGTTCACCGACCCGACGATCCTCGGCGCCGTCGAGCGGTACAAGGCGCTGATCGACGAGGGTCTGTTCAACGCCGACATCGCCACCGCGGCGCTGGAGGACCAGGCCGCCGCGCTGCTCGCCGGTCAGGCCGGGATGGTCGTGCAGGTCAACTCGTTCTTCTCCCAGTTGCAGGCGCTCACCGGCACCCCCGAGCTGGACCAGAAGATCGGCTTCTTCCCGATCGCCCCGTCCGGCAACATCGGTACGTTCATCCCGGACCAGAGCAACGCGCTCGTCGCGTTCCGCACCGGCGACGCCGCCCGGGAGGCCGCCGCGCGGCAGCTCATGAGCTTCTGGCTGGGCCAGGGTTACCCGGCGTTCCTCGCCGATCGGCAGACGGTGTCGCTGCAGCCGGGCGTCCCCGACCCCGACGGTGTGCCCACGGCGCTGCGGGATGTCCACGCCGCGCTGCCCACGTCCGTCGGCTCGATGCAGGCGCTCGCCGTGGCGAACCCCGACCTGTACATCTACCTCGCCGACATGATCCAGGGCACCACCACACCGCAGCAGGTCGCGAGCCAGACCCAGGCGCAGTTCGACCAGCTCGCGCGGGCGCAGGGCGTCCCGGGGTTCTAG
- a CDS encoding CaiB/BaiF CoA-transferase family protein, whose translation MSNANDIVDGSPVSGPLSGVLVADFSRILAGPYATMLLADLGATVIKVEGPGTGDDTRTWVPPTSEDGTATYYLSINRNKRSIVLDLADPADLEIAKRLAARADVVIENFKPGGLARFGLDNASVSAANPRIVYCSISGFGTAGGAALPGYDLLVQATSGLMSLTGDADGPPYRAGVAVFDVITGLHAALAILAALHHRERTGEGQKVETNLLSAALSGLVNQTSAVLAGGVVPGRLGNAHLSLFPYEPLPTGDGELIVIAGNDGQFRKLAIAIGAPELLDDPRFASMGSRNAHRDELRPLLLARLATKTAQEWFDILATAGVPCGPINTIDDGIALAERLGLDPVVEPGGVPSVRNPVTYSATPPSYRRPPPALDADGEEIREWLLSE comes from the coding sequence GTGAGCAATGCCAACGACATCGTCGACGGAAGTCCGGTCAGCGGCCCCCTCTCCGGAGTGCTCGTCGCGGACTTCTCCCGCATCCTCGCCGGGCCGTACGCCACGATGCTGCTCGCCGACCTCGGCGCCACCGTCATCAAGGTCGAGGGCCCTGGCACCGGGGACGACACCCGTACCTGGGTGCCGCCGACCAGCGAGGACGGCACTGCCACGTATTACCTGTCGATCAACCGGAACAAGCGGTCGATCGTGCTCGACCTCGCCGACCCGGCCGACCTCGAGATCGCGAAGCGGCTCGCCGCCCGCGCCGATGTCGTGATCGAGAACTTCAAGCCGGGCGGCCTTGCGCGGTTCGGGCTGGACAACGCCTCGGTATCGGCGGCCAACCCCCGGATCGTCTACTGCTCGATCAGCGGCTTCGGCACGGCGGGCGGGGCGGCGCTGCCCGGGTACGACCTGCTCGTTCAGGCGACGTCCGGGCTGATGAGCCTCACCGGCGACGCCGACGGCCCGCCCTACCGCGCGGGCGTCGCGGTGTTCGACGTGATCACCGGGCTGCACGCGGCGCTCGCGATCCTCGCCGCGCTGCACCACCGCGAGCGCACCGGCGAGGGGCAGAAGGTGGAGACGAACCTGCTGTCCGCGGCCCTGTCCGGCCTGGTCAACCAGACATCGGCGGTGTTGGCGGGCGGGGTGGTGCCCGGCAGGCTCGGCAACGCCCACCTCTCGCTCTTCCCGTACGAGCCGCTGCCGACCGGCGACGGCGAGCTGATCGTCATCGCCGGCAACGACGGCCAGTTCCGCAAGCTCGCCATCGCGATCGGCGCCCCCGAGCTGCTCGACGACCCGCGCTTCGCCTCGATGGGGTCGCGCAACGCCCACCGCGACGAGCTGCGGCCCCTGCTGCTCGCGCGGCTGGCCACGAAGACCGCGCAGGAGTGGTTCGACATCCTCGCCACCGCGGGCGTGCCGTGCGGCCCGATCAACACGATCGACGATGGCATCGCCCTTGCCGAGCGCCTTGGCCTGGACCCGGTGGTGGAGCCGGGCGGCGTCCCGAGCGTCCGCAACCCGGTGACGTACTCGGCGACGCCGCCGTCCTACCGGCGGCCGCCGCCCGCGCTGGATGCGGACGGCGAGGAGATCCGGGAGTGGCTCCTGTCGGAATGA
- a CDS encoding alpha/beta fold hydrolase, translated as MMRLVQTNGVTLAADSFGDPADPAILLIMGGGASMDWWEDEFCERLAAAGRFVIRYDHRDTGQSTAYEPGAPGYTGKDLADDAVGLLDAYGLASAHIVGMSMGGGIAQSLALDHPGRVSSLTLISTSPGAGDDLPSMSPELQAAFSGGIAEPDWSDRESVIDYLVEDARRFAAASRPFEEEAMRDLVSRAYDRSTNMPSAGNHFIAQGGGHSRDELAKVSAPTLVLHGTEDPLFPYEHGRALAREIPGARLVAMERTGHEIPRVAWDVAIPEIVRHTSVA; from the coding sequence ATGATGCGACTCGTTCAGACCAACGGCGTGACCCTGGCCGCCGACAGCTTCGGTGACCCCGCCGACCCCGCCATATTGCTGATCATGGGCGGTGGAGCGTCGATGGACTGGTGGGAGGACGAGTTCTGCGAGCGCCTCGCCGCCGCCGGACGGTTCGTCATCCGGTACGACCACCGGGACACCGGCCAGTCGACCGCGTACGAACCGGGCGCTCCCGGATACACCGGGAAGGATCTCGCGGACGACGCCGTGGGACTGCTCGACGCGTACGGCCTGGCCAGCGCGCACATCGTCGGTATGTCGATGGGCGGTGGAATCGCCCAGAGCCTTGCGCTCGACCACCCCGGCCGGGTTTCCTCACTCACCTTGATCTCGACGAGCCCGGGAGCCGGCGATGATCTCCCCTCGATGAGCCCCGAGCTCCAGGCCGCGTTCTCGGGAGGGATCGCCGAACCGGACTGGTCCGACCGGGAGTCGGTGATCGACTACCTCGTCGAGGACGCCCGCCGGTTCGCGGCCGCCTCACGGCCCTTCGAGGAGGAGGCCATGCGGGATCTCGTGAGCCGCGCGTACGACCGCTCCACCAACATGCCCTCGGCCGGGAACCACTTCATCGCCCAGGGCGGAGGGCATTCCCGGGACGAGCTCGCGAAGGTGAGCGCTCCGACGCTCGTGCTGCACGGCACCGAGGATCCCCTGTTCCCGTACGAGCACGGGCGCGCACTCGCGAGGGAGATCCCCGGCGCCCGGCTGGTGGCCATGGAACGGACCGGGCACGAGATCCCGAGGGTGGCATGGGACGTCGCCATCCCCGAGATCGTGCGGCACACGTCGGTGGCCTGA
- a CDS encoding carbohydrate ABC transporter permease, which produces MVAIETRARTRQVTPPAPQRRQRRGDHPLVFLVPAFAVLAVFFVLPTVFNFVYAFTDWSSFKPGIAFAGLQNFQTLLADGSLVSSLRITLVYAVLVAIFQNLFGLALALLLERDTMINRFARAAFFVPVLMSALAVGYVFQALLRPDGALNDILGFLFAREVQIAWLGSTTWTIVVVAIVHAWKWMGLSMLIYLAGLKTMPPDVLEAARIDGSSWWQTLRLIRFPLLAPAITFNVATALLGSMNGFDIVAATTEGGPARTTEVLNIFIFRTFGQGLFAQATTMSLVLFLLVVVLAFPVIRFLRRREDVL; this is translated from the coding sequence ATGGTCGCCATCGAGACCCGGGCGCGGACGCGCCAGGTCACCCCGCCCGCGCCGCAGCGCCGGCAGCGGCGGGGTGACCACCCGCTGGTCTTCCTCGTACCGGCGTTCGCGGTGCTGGCGGTGTTCTTCGTGCTGCCCACCGTGTTCAACTTCGTCTACGCGTTCACCGACTGGTCCAGCTTCAAGCCGGGGATCGCCTTCGCGGGACTGCAGAACTTCCAGACCCTGCTCGCGGACGGGAGCCTCGTCTCGTCGCTGCGGATCACCCTGGTCTACGCGGTGCTCGTGGCGATCTTCCAGAACCTGTTCGGGCTCGCACTCGCACTGCTCCTCGAGCGCGACACGATGATCAACCGGTTCGCAAGGGCCGCGTTCTTCGTGCCGGTGCTGATGTCGGCGCTCGCCGTCGGCTACGTCTTCCAGGCGCTGCTGCGCCCGGACGGCGCGCTGAACGACATCCTCGGCTTCCTGTTCGCCCGCGAGGTCCAGATCGCGTGGCTCGGTTCCACCACCTGGACGATCGTGGTCGTCGCGATCGTGCACGCCTGGAAGTGGATGGGTCTGTCGATGCTCATCTACCTGGCAGGCCTCAAGACGATGCCGCCGGACGTGCTGGAGGCCGCCCGCATCGACGGCTCGTCGTGGTGGCAGACGTTGCGGCTCATCCGGTTCCCGCTGCTGGCGCCTGCGATCACCTTCAACGTGGCGACGGCGCTGCTCGGCTCGATGAACGGCTTCGACATCGTCGCGGCCACCACGGAGGGCGGCCCGGCGCGCACCACGGAGGTGCTCAACATCTTCATCTTCCGCACGTTCGGCCAGGGCCTGTTCGCCCAGGCCACCACGATGAGCCTGGTGCTGTTCCTGCTGGTGGTGGTGCTGGCGTTCCCGGTGATCCGGTTCCTGCGCCGCAGGGAGGACGTGCTGTGA
- a CDS encoding glycoside hydrolase family 36 protein: MTVIRWGHDALLVELAAEPDAPLAVRRWGTSVLAPGQPAVEILTVRDGRAKASQRLVHTAVGRQLRHVGHETAEEPGGMHRLTVHLAGAGLAVDWTLTSYDGVAAATATTTVRNDGDAPVAVLAVTSLVARIGSGADGLDVVTGESAWLGEGRWRRTPLRAAAVDLSLPAHGGEPRNALVVAARGSWSTGDRLPVGLLADRAGGPAWAWQVEHNGPWRWEIGDHVAGPYLALSGPTDLDHQFAAVLRPGEAFTTVPATLATGAGLDAAVAALTLHRRATWRPHPDRDRRPVVFNDYMNTLMGDPTTDRLIPLVDAAADVGAEIFCIDAGWYDETGYWWDSVGEWLPSRTRFPGGIEKVLDHIRERGMTAGLWLEPEVVGVRSPVAATLAPEAFLSRFGERVREHDRYHLDMRHPAARAHLDAVIDRLVEELGIGYFKLDYNIDPGPGTDHDADSAGAGLLAHNRAQLAWVEGVLDRHPGLVLENCSSGAMRMDPASLARFQLQSTSDQQDPLRYPPIAVAAPLSMLPEQAANWAYPQPDMTDEEIAFTLCTSMLGRFYLSGRLDGMSDAQRALVTEAVAAHREIAPLIERAAPSWPLGLPGWDDPWLALALDDGESVLLTVWRRPGSGPATHMELPALRGHEVGVEPVFPLALSNWAVSWDPASAGLTVEAGSADTAARTVRLRRR; this comes from the coding sequence ATGACGGTGATCAGGTGGGGCCACGACGCCCTGCTCGTGGAGCTCGCGGCCGAGCCCGACGCCCCCTTGGCGGTCCGGCGCTGGGGCACGTCCGTGCTCGCGCCGGGGCAGCCGGCGGTGGAGATCCTCACGGTCCGCGACGGGCGGGCGAAGGCGTCCCAGCGCCTCGTGCACACCGCCGTCGGACGGCAGCTGCGCCATGTCGGCCACGAGACGGCCGAGGAGCCCGGTGGGATGCACCGGCTCACCGTCCACCTCGCGGGCGCCGGCCTTGCCGTCGACTGGACCCTCACCTCGTACGACGGCGTCGCCGCCGCCACGGCCACCACCACGGTCCGCAACGACGGCGACGCGCCGGTCGCGGTGCTCGCGGTCACCTCGCTCGTCGCCAGGATCGGCTCTGGGGCGGACGGCCTCGACGTCGTCACGGGGGAGAGCGCCTGGCTGGGGGAGGGGCGGTGGCGGCGCACGCCGCTGCGCGCCGCGGCCGTCGACCTGTCGCTGCCTGCGCACGGCGGCGAGCCGCGCAACGCACTCGTCGTCGCCGCGCGCGGCTCGTGGTCCACCGGCGACCGGCTGCCCGTCGGCCTGCTCGCCGACCGGGCGGGCGGTCCGGCGTGGGCGTGGCAGGTCGAGCACAACGGGCCGTGGCGCTGGGAGATCGGTGACCACGTCGCAGGGCCGTACCTCGCCCTGTCCGGCCCGACCGATCTCGACCACCAATTCGCCGCGGTGCTGCGGCCCGGTGAGGCCTTCACCACCGTGCCCGCGACGCTGGCCACCGGTGCCGGCCTCGACGCGGCGGTCGCGGCGCTCACCCTGCACCGGCGCGCCACGTGGCGGCCGCATCCCGACCGCGACCGGCGGCCCGTCGTCTTCAACGACTACATGAACACGCTGATGGGTGACCCGACGACGGACAGGCTCATCCCACTCGTCGACGCCGCCGCCGATGTGGGCGCCGAGATCTTCTGCATCGACGCGGGCTGGTACGACGAGACCGGCTACTGGTGGGACAGCGTCGGGGAATGGTTGCCATCGCGCACCCGGTTCCCGGGCGGTATCGAGAAGGTGCTCGACCACATCCGCGAGCGCGGGATGACCGCGGGCCTGTGGCTCGAGCCCGAGGTCGTCGGCGTCCGCAGCCCGGTCGCCGCGACGCTGGCGCCCGAGGCGTTCCTGAGCCGGTTCGGCGAGCGGGTGCGCGAGCACGACCGCTACCACCTCGACATGCGGCACCCCGCCGCGCGGGCGCACCTCGACGCCGTGATCGACCGGCTCGTGGAGGAGCTGGGCATCGGCTACTTCAAGCTCGACTACAACATCGACCCCGGCCCCGGCACGGACCACGACGCCGACTCGGCGGGCGCCGGCCTGCTCGCCCACAACCGGGCCCAGCTCGCGTGGGTGGAGGGCGTGCTGGACCGCCACCCCGGCCTGGTGCTGGAGAACTGCAGCTCGGGCGCCATGCGGATGGACCCGGCGTCGCTCGCCCGTTTCCAGCTGCAGTCGACCTCTGACCAGCAGGACCCGCTGCGGTACCCGCCGATCGCGGTCGCCGCCCCGCTCTCGATGCTGCCCGAGCAGGCCGCCAACTGGGCCTACCCGCAGCCGGACATGACCGACGAGGAGATCGCCTTCACCCTCTGCACGTCGATGCTCGGGCGGTTCTACCTCTCCGGACGCCTCGACGGGATGAGCGATGCGCAGCGCGCGCTCGTCACGGAGGCCGTCGCCGCGCACCGCGAGATCGCGCCCCTGATCGAGCGGGCCGCGCCGAGTTGGCCGCTGGGGCTCCCCGGATGGGACGACCCATGGCTCGCGCTGGCACTCGACGACGGCGAGTCGGTCCTGCTGACGGTGTGGCGCCGTCCCGGGTCCGGCCCTGCGACGCACATGGAGCTGCCCGCACTGCGGGGCCACGAGGTGGGCGTGGAGCCGGTGTTCCCGCTCGCGCTTTCGAACTGGGCCGTGAGCTGGGATCCGGCGAGTGCCGGGCTCACGGTCGAGGCGGGTTCGGCCGACACGGCCGCCCGCACCGTGCGGCTGCGCCGCCGCTGA